The stretch of DNA AGAACGCCGAGCTGGTCGCGGCCGTCACCGCCAGCGCCGGCGCCGGCGGCTGACCCCGCCCCGGGGTGCCCGCGGGGCCGGTTCCCGCGGGCACCGCCGCAGCGATCAGGTCTCAGCGAGAGGTGCTCGCTCGAGCGGGGGAAGGACGCCCGCCGGCACTCGGCCCTATCCAACGGAGCCGAAATGTGATCGCATGCGCTTGCGGCCAGAGAAGCGGAGTGATGACGAAGCACCGCCCTTCGCTCGACAAACTCACCGCGCTCTCGGCGAGAGGCCCAGCTCAGCCCCATTTCTCCTACACCCGAACCAGGTGTCCCAGTCACCGGCCGAGGGCAGTACTACGCAGTCGTTCAACCGGCTATGCGCTGATGCTGAGGAACTCGCGGACGGCAGGTACATCCCGGTGGGGGGTGAGCCGGTCGCGGAGGTCATCGAGGGCGTCGGAGGGGCGGGAGGAATTGACGCTGCTGTTCTGGTGGAAAGCGTCTGTCGCAGCGGTGCAGGCGGCGTCGAGGTCGCCGAGTTCGAGATGGGCGCGGGCGGAGCGGGTGAGGTAAAGCAGGTTGTCGCGTACGTGTCCGGTGGCGCTGTACTCGGCCTGCTGGGCGGCGGTGAAGCTGTGCAGGGCGCGGTGGGGGTCGCCGAGGTCGAGGGCGGAGGAGCCGGCGAGCATCTCGATTTCGCCTTCGGTGATGGAGTAGGCCCAGGATGGGTCGTCGTCGTGGGCGCCGCGGGAGAAGGCGTCGCGGGCGGCGTTGAACTCTTTGGCGCAGCCTTTGAGGTCTCCGGTTTTGGACAGGGCCCGGCCGGCGCGGGCGTGGAGCAGGGCGCAGACACGGGGGGTGGTCGAGCCCGTCACGCGGTCCTGGGCGGTCCGCACGAGGTTGACGGCGTCCTGCGGGTTGCCCGTGGTGTAGGTCTGGATGGCCATGAAGTTCATGGTGTTCGCCCCGACCTCGGTGTCTCCCGCGGAGGCTGAAGCGCGTAGGGAGGTGATGTAGAAGCGTTGGGCCTGTGCGTGCTGGTCGGCGTCGAAGTGCAGCCAGCCGCAGATCCGGGAGGCTTCGGCGAGGGCGGAGAACAGGCGGCGGCTCAGGGCGCTGTCGCAGGTCGCGTTACAGGCGATCCGGTCGAGGAGCCTGTATTCCTCGAGGGCGGCCGGGAGCAGTTCGCTGCCGCTGAGGACGTCGTCGAGGTGCCGCAGGTCGTCGAGGCGGTTTTCGAGCCGGGTCATGATGTCGGGGTCGAGACGGCGGCCGGTGGCGTCGAGGGGTAGTGGCGGGGTGGCGACCGCGGTGCTCCAGTTGGTCGCGATGCCGGTCAGCGCGGCACCGCTGGAGATCAGGAACGCCCGTCGGTCCATGGAGCCTCCCCGAGCGGTGGCCGCTACTGCTGCCACGGTACCCACAGGGGTCCAGGGGTTGTCGAGAACTGGGCGGTCGTCGGGGAAGGCGAGCAGAAGGAACGCGGGCCAGCCGAGTTCGGTGACGGCCTCTGGCGGGATGCCGTGGAGGTGGGCCATCGCGTAGCGGGCGGGTTCGTTGGGGTCGTTGACGCCGGTCTCCCAGCGGGAGACCTTCTCCCGGCGTTTGGCCATCCGGCCGTAGCCGAGCGCGTGGTGCGCGTCGTCGAGCCGGTCCAGGTACTTCGCCGCGGTCAGGTCGAGCTCGGAGCGCAGCGCGGCCAGCGGGTGCTGTAAGAGCGGCTGGGCGGACATCGCGGCCCCCTCTCACGCAACGCCGCCTTCGGTGCTTCGGACAGTAGCCACTCGCCCGACCGTCGGGGAGTGGTTCGGCGCGGGCTCGGCAACAGCGCAGCAACAGGTTTCGCCTTCCCCGACCGGGGCGGGCGGCGGTGCCATGGAGCCCGCCGTACACGCCGTGTGAAGGAGGGAGCGCCGATGGGAGAGCCGGACGCGCCGCTGGTGTCGGTCGTGGTGAGCGCCCGCGGGAACACTGCGCGGCTGCGGAACCTGCTGGATGCCCTTGCCCGCCAGAGCATGCCCCCCGACCGGTTCGAGGCGGTGGTCGTGGACAACGACCTGCCCGGACCGGTCCGCCCGATCGCCATGCGGTGCGGGGAGGGGGCTGGCCGTTCGCGGTGCGGGTGCTGTACGAGCCGACGCCGGGGCTGAGCGCGGGACGTAACCGCGGGATCTGCGCGGCCCGGGGCCGCTACGTCGCCCTCACCGATCCGGACATCACACCCGAGCCGGAGTGGCTGCGGACCCTGGTGACCGCGATCGAGGAGGAGAACGTGTTCGCCGTCGGTGGCCGCACCGTCGTGGAGTACCCCGACGGCGCGGCGACCGTGCTGACGAAGGCCCTGCGGGAGTGCCACGGCGCGGTGGACTGGCCCGATCACCGGGAGCCGGCGGTGTGGCCGTACTGGGTCACCGGCTGCAACCTGCTGTTCGAGCGTCAGACCGCCCTCGACCTCGGGCTGTTCCGCACCGACCTGGGACGCCGGGGCCGGTGGCTCGGAGACTGCGAGGACCTGGAGTTCGTCGACCGCGCCCGCCAGGCCGGTCATCACACCCTGATCGAGCCGGCCGCCGTCGTCTCCCATCCCGTCTACCGGCCGGAGACGACGCTGCGGTACTTCGTCCGCCAGGGCGCCGGCCACGGGGTGTGTGTCGCCCGGATGCACCTCAGCGTCCGGGTCGAGCCCGCCGCGATCCAGGCCGGACGTGAGTCCGTATGCCGGGCCGTGAACGGGCTGGCCGCCGGATGGGGCTTCCTGGACGGCTCCCGCGCCGCGGAGTCGGTCCGCGACCTGGCTCGGATCGGGGCCTATCACCTGGAGCGCGGACGTCTGCGGCTACTCGGTCGCCGCCCGATCGCGCTGCCTGTCATGCCCGTCCAGAAAACCATGGAGAGCTGCTGATGGACGTCATCACGACCGCGGGGCTGTACCCGGTTGCCGCCGAGAGCGCCGTCGAGGTGATCGAGCGGAAGGGTTCCGGCCACCCCGACACCCTCGCCGATGGCATGGCGGAGGCGATCTCCCGCGCCTACAGCGCGTACTGCCTGGACCACTTCGGCGCGATCCTGCACCACAACACCGACAAGCTCGCCTTGCTCGGCGGCGGCGCCGAGGTGACGTTCGGACACGGCGAGATAACCGCCCCGATCCAGGTCCTGGTCAACGGGCGGATCACGGCCGCGCTGGGCGAGGAGTCGCTGCCCGTCGAGGACATCGTCACCACCGCGGCCCGCGACTTCCTGGGCGCCGCCCTGCCGCTGCTGGACACCGAACGGTGGGTGCGGGTGAGGCCCCGGCTGACGCAGGCGTCGAGCCCGGGAGCGGTCACCGGCGGCGGGAACGCCGATCGGGAGGCGTCCCGGCAGCGATGGTTCGCCCCGCGGAGCCTGGACGACCTCGCCGAGCGGCACCGGCTGTTCTCCAACGACACCTCCGCCGGCGTCGGCTACTTCCCGCTGGGTATCGGGGAACAGCTGGCCAGCGGCATCGAGACGCACTTGAGCAGCGAGGGGTTCCGCGCCGAGCACCCGTACTTCGGCACGGACATCAAGCTGATGGTCGTGCGCACCGGCGCCAGCGTCCGCCTGACGGCGTGCGTGCCGCAGATCGCCCGCCACACCCCGGACCTGGACACCTACATCGACCGCCGGGCCCTGGCCCGGGAGCTGATCGCGGCGACGGCCACGCGGATCGCGCCAGGCGTGGACGTCGAGGTCTTCGTGAACACCCGCGACCAGGACAGCCGGCCCGAGCTCTATCTCACGGCCACCGGGTCATCGATTGAGTCCGGTGACGAGGGCGTGGTCGGACGGGGTAACCGTTCCAACGGGCTGATCTCGATGTTCCGCCCCTGGTCGGCCGAAGGCGTCTCCGGCAAGAACCCTGTCTACCACGTGGGCAAGCTCTACAACCTGGCCGCGACCGAGGCCGCCCGCCGGCTGCATGAGGAGACCGGGCTGGAGTGCGCGGTCGCTCTCGTCTCGCAGTCGGGCCGTGACCTGGCCGACCCGTGGCAGGCCATCGTCCAGACATCCGGCCCGAACCCGGTGTTCGTGTCCGACGCCCGCCGAGTCCTCACGAGCGTGATGGCGGACCTGGACGGTCTGCGGGAGCGGCTGCTGACCGGGAAGCTGGCCACCGCATGAGCCGCAGCGTCGGGGTCGCCGCCCCGTTTCGGCCCTGTCTGAACCCCGCCACCCTCTCCGGGGTCGACCTGCCCGACTTCCTCGCCCTGGCGGCGGCCGGCGGATTCACGGCGGTCGAGCTGTCCATCCAGCAGGTCCAGGCCCTGGGCGCCGCCCGGGTGCGTGACCTGCTGGCCGAGCACGGACTGACCGTGGCCGCTGCCAGCGGGATCCTGCCCGCCGGGCCTGTCCTGCCCGCCCCGCTGCTGGTCGACAGCGCCGCGTACGACGAGCATCTGCGGACCCTTCCCACCCGGCTGACGACGTTCGCCGCGCTGGGCTGCCCCGTCGCGACGACCGTGCTGAACCCGTACTCCTCGCTGCGCCAGAGCGAGTCCCTGGCCCTCGCGCGGACGAGGATCGCCCAGCTCGCGGACACCGCCGCCGACTACGGCGTCCGCCTCGCGGTGGAGGCCGTGAGCATCACCGATGGGCTGCCACCCGAGCTCGACGGGCCGCACCCGGTGGCCGTCACTCTGCCCGCCGTCGCCGAACTGCTGCATGACAGCGGAACCGCGAACGCCGCGGTGTTGGTCGACTCCTTCCACTGGGCGGTCGCCGGAGCCGACCCCGGCCACATCACGGCTCTCGGCACGGGCGGGGTCGGGCACGTGCAGATCGCCGACGTCCCCCACACGGGCACCGCACGCGGGTGGACGGACGGCCTGCGGCTCTTCCCCGGCGACGGCGCCCTGCGCTGGTCCGTCTTCGCCGACGCCTTGCACCGGGTCGGCTACCACGGGCCCGCATCGGTGGAGTTGTTCAACCCCGTCCTGCGGGCCCTGCCCGAAGACGAGATCGCCGCCCGTTCCCATCGCGCGGCCACCGGCTGCTGGCCCCCCCGGGAGGCAGCCCGATGACCCCGCGGACCAGGCCGTGGCGGCTGGCCGTCGCCGGCTGCGGCGCCGCCGCGTTCGGTCTCCACCTCCCGCTGCTCACCGCCCACCCCGCCTTCGAAGTGACGGCGCTGGCCGACCGTGACACCGCGCGGGCCCGCGCCGCCGCCGCTCGCTTCGCCGTGCCCCGCGTCGCGGGGACGACCCAGGACCTGCTCGACGGCGCGGACATGCTGGTGGTCCTCACCGGCGTCCACGAGGACCTGATCGACGCGGCACTCGACGCGCAGGTGCACATGTTCACCGAGAAGCCGGTCAGCCTGGACCTCACCACAACCCGGACGCTGGCCGCCCGCGCGCAGCAAGCGGGGCTGCTGCTGGAGGTGGGGGCGATGCGCGCCCACGATCCGGCGCTGCACGCCGCTCTCGCGGCCGTACCCGACCCGGCCGGCGGCTGGCTGCTCAAGGCCGACGGCGTCGACGAGGCGGCACGGCGTCGCCTGCTACCTCCCGGCTTCAACCCCTACACCTTCGCCGACGACCCGCCCCAGGCGGTGCCCGAACGGCTCGCCGACCCGCACCAGGTGACCGCGCTGAAGATCCTGCTGTGGCAGGGCTACCACCTGCTGACCGCCCTGGCGCTGGCCGTCCCCGGCGTCACCCCGGCCGCGTGCACCCTGGACACCGACGGCCAGTCACTGCACGCGCTGCTCTTCGGCTCGGCCGCCGAGCCGTTCACCCTGGTCATCAGCGCGACGGCACCGGGCCGCTTCCTGGAACAGGTCCACTTCAGCGGTCCGGCGGACGCGGCCACGGTCGACTTCGCCCGCCCCTACGAACCGTCCACCGCGACCCGCGTCACCACCGCCACCGGCGAGCAGACCGGCTTCCCCGACCCGTTCGCCGCC from Parafrankia irregularis encodes:
- a CDS encoding glycosyltransferase; the encoded protein is MRGGGWPFAVRVLYEPTPGLSAGRNRGICAARGRYVALTDPDITPEPEWLRTLVTAIEEENVFAVGGRTVVEYPDGAATVLTKALRECHGAVDWPDHREPAVWPYWVTGCNLLFERQTALDLGLFRTDLGRRGRWLGDCEDLEFVDRARQAGHHTLIEPAAVVSHPVYRPETTLRYFVRQGAGHGVCVARMHLSVRVEPAAIQAGRESVCRAVNGLAAGWGFLDGSRAAESVRDLARIGAYHLERGRLRLLGRRPIALPVMPVQKTMESC
- a CDS encoding methionine adenosyltransferase, which translates into the protein MDVITTAGLYPVAAESAVEVIERKGSGHPDTLADGMAEAISRAYSAYCLDHFGAILHHNTDKLALLGGGAEVTFGHGEITAPIQVLVNGRITAALGEESLPVEDIVTTAARDFLGAALPLLDTERWVRVRPRLTQASSPGAVTGGGNADREASRQRWFAPRSLDDLAERHRLFSNDTSAGVGYFPLGIGEQLASGIETHLSSEGFRAEHPYFGTDIKLMVVRTGASVRLTACVPQIARHTPDLDTYIDRRALARELIAATATRIAPGVDVEVFVNTRDQDSRPELYLTATGSSIESGDEGVVGRGNRSNGLISMFRPWSAEGVSGKNPVYHVGKLYNLAATEAARRLHEETGLECAVALVSQSGRDLADPWQAIVQTSGPNPVFVSDARRVLTSVMADLDGLRERLLTGKLATA
- a CDS encoding sugar phosphate isomerase/epimerase family protein translates to MSRSVGVAAPFRPCLNPATLSGVDLPDFLALAAAGGFTAVELSIQQVQALGAARVRDLLAEHGLTVAAASGILPAGPVLPAPLLVDSAAYDEHLRTLPTRLTTFAALGCPVATTVLNPYSSLRQSESLALARTRIAQLADTAADYGVRLAVEAVSITDGLPPELDGPHPVAVTLPAVAELLHDSGTANAAVLVDSFHWAVAGADPGHITALGTGGVGHVQIADVPHTGTARGWTDGLRLFPGDGALRWSVFADALHRVGYHGPASVELFNPVLRALPEDEIAARSHRAATGCWPPREAAR
- a CDS encoding Gfo/Idh/MocA family oxidoreductase; this encodes MTPRTRPWRLAVAGCGAAAFGLHLPLLTAHPAFEVTALADRDTARARAAAARFAVPRVAGTTQDLLDGADMLVVLTGVHEDLIDAALDAQVHMFTEKPVSLDLTTTRTLAARAQQAGLLLEVGAMRAHDPALHAALAAVPDPAGGWLLKADGVDEAARRRLLPPGFNPYTFADDPPQAVPERLADPHQVTALKILLWQGYHLLTALALAVPGVTPAACTLDTDGQSLHALLFGSAAEPFTLVISATAPGRFLEQVHFSGPADAATVDFARPYEPSTATRVTTATGEQTGFPDPFAAMWQAINDRLAGQYPADLPTSAALAVRVEDLALELAALCRPGPRPRKD